In one window of Saccharomyces paradoxus chromosome VII, complete sequence DNA:
- the OLE1 gene encoding stearoyl-CoA 9-desaturase (Delta(9) fatty acid desaturase~similar to YGL055W), which translates to MPTSGTTIELIDDQFPKDDSAAGGVVDEVDLTEANILATGLNKKAPRIVNGFGSLMGSKEMVSVEFDKKGNEKKSNLDRLLEKDNQEKEAAKTRTHISEQPWTLNNWHQHLNWLNMVLVCGMPIVGWYFALSGKVPLHLNVFLFSVFYYAVGGVSITAGYHRLWSHRSYSAHWPLRLFYAVFGCASVEGSAKWWGHSHRIHHRYTDTLRDPYDARRGLWYSHMGWMLLKPNPKYKARADITDMTDDWTIRFQHRHYILLMLLTAFVIPTVICGYFFNDYMGGLIYAGFIRVFVIQQATFCINSMAHYIGTQPFDDRRTPRDNWITAIVTFGEGYHNFHHEFPTDYRNAIKWYQYDPTKVIIYLTSLVGLAYDLKRFSQNAIEEALIQQEQKKINQKKAKINWGPVLTDLPMWDKQTFLAKSKENKGLVIISGIVHDVSGYISEHPGGETLIKTALGKDATKAFSGGVYRHSNAAQNVLADMRVAVIKESKNSAIRMASKRGEVYETGKFF; encoded by the coding sequence ATGCCCACTTCTGGAACTACTATTGAGTTGATTGACGACCAATTTCCAAAGGACGACTCTGCCGCCGGTGGTGTTGTCGATGAGGTCGACTTAACCGAGGCTAATATTTTGGCTACTGGTTTGAATAAGAAAGCACCAAGAATCGTGAACGGTTTTGGTTCTTTAATGGGTTCCAAGGAAATGGTTTCTGTGGAATTCGACAAGAAGGGAAACGAAAAGAAGTCTAATTTGGATCGTCTGCTGGAAAAGGAcaaccaagaaaaagaagcagcTAAAACTAGAACTCACATCTCTGAACAGCCATGGACTTTGAATAATTGGCACCAACATTTGAACTGGTTGAACATGGTTCTTGTTTGTGGTATGCCAATCGTTGGTTGGTATTTCGCTCTTTCAGGTAAGGTACCTTTGCATTTAAacgttttccttttctccGTTTTCTACTACGCTGTCGGTGGTGTTTCTATTACTGCCGGTTACCATAGATTATGGTCTCACAGATCTTACTCCGCTCACTGGCCATTGAGATTATTCTACGCCGTTTTCGGTTGTGCTTCCGTTGAGGGGTCCGCTAAATGGTGGGGCCATTCTCACAGAATTCACCATCGTTACACTGACACCTTGAGAGATCCTTATGATGCTCGTAGAGGTCTATGGTACTCCCACATGGGATGGATGCTTTTGAAGCCAAATCCAAAATACAAGGCCAGAGCTGATATCACTGATATGACTGACGACTGGACCATTAGATTCCAACACAGACACTACATCTTATTGATGCTGTTGACCGCTTTCGTCATTCCAACTGTTATTTGTGGTTACTTCTTCAACGACTACATGGGTGGTTTGATCTATGCCGGTTTCATCCGTGTCTTTGTTATTCAACAAGCTACCTTTTGCATTAACTCTATGGCTCATTACATCGGTACCCAACCATTCGATGACAGAAGAACCCCTCGTGACAACTGGATTACCGCTATTGTTACTTTTGGTGAAGGTTACCATAACTTCCACCACGAATTCCCAACTGATTACAGAAACGCTATTAAGTGGTACCAATACGATCCAACCAAGGTTATCATCTATTTGACTTCTTTGGTTGGTCTAGCATACGACTTGAAGAGATTCTCTCAAAACGCTATTGAAGAAGCTTTGattcaacaagaacaaaagaagatcaACCAAAAGAAGGCCAAGATCAACTGGGGCCCAGTTTTGACTGATCTGCCAATGTGGGACAAGCAAACCTTCTTGGCTAAGTCTAAGGAAAACAAGGGCTTGGTTATCATCTCCGGTATTGTTCACGACGTATCTGGTTATATCTCTGAACATCCAGGTGGTGAAACTTTAATCAAGACTGCATTAGGTAAGGACGCTACCAAGGCTTTCAGTGGTGGTGTCTACCGTCACTCAAATGCCGCTCAAAACGTCTTGGCTGATATGAGAGTGGCCGTCATCAAGGAAAGTAAGAACTCTGCTATTAGAATGGCTAGTAAGAGAGGTGAAGTCTACGAAACTGGTAAGTTCTTTTAA
- the ERV14 gene encoding cornichon family protein (COPII-coated vesicle protein~similar to YGL054C), with product MGAWLFILAVVVNCINLFGQVHFTILYADLEADYINPIELCSKVNKLITPEAALHGALSLLFLLNGYWFVFLLNLPVLAYNLNKIYNKVQLLDATEIFRTLGKHKRESFLKLGFHLLMFFFYLYRMIMALIAESGDDF from the coding sequence atgggtgCTTGGTTATTTATccttgctgttgttgtcaACTGTATCAATTTGTTCGGCCAAGTGCATTTCACAATATTATACGCTGATTTAGAAGCTGATTATATCAATCCAATTGAATTATGTTCCAAAGTCAACAAGTTAATCACCCCTGAAGCCGCGTTGCATGGTGCCTTGTCATTACTATTCTTACTGAACGGTTACTGGTTTGTATTTTTACTAAATCTACCGGTTCTAGCATACAATTTAAACAAGATCTACAATAAGGTCCAGTTATTGGATGCTACCGAAATATTCAGAACTTTAGGTAAGcataaaagagaaagtttTCTAAAATTGGGTTTCCACTTATTgatgttcttcttctacttGTATAGAATGATCATGGCTTTGATTGCTGAAAGTGGCGATGACttttaa
- the TYW3 gene encoding tRNA methyltransferase TYW3 (tRNA methyltransferase required for synthesis of wybutosine~similar to YGL050W) translates to MAAQDAFEQKKKAILSEIDSTQPDLSPKGTIDELCLPIIDLINASANMVTTSSCSGRVSVFLEGTKLYNGEVKIGGKGQGGKWLYVTHDRGKVIGWLDELRSKSEFAFELSDNKIPVEQVTGSTRYILYKYEPFILHVKCRDFQAASKLYNAAMSCGFRESGIGSNNLVAIRINIKLDVPIGYLDEDSDTLKLFVSPEYVSVLDSLSLSKFDENTRKMQALYDRIERELLTPAPDSNSKVDIIPIETKEERRERKKREGMERQRQLKGTQNVL, encoded by the coding sequence ATGGCTGCACAGGATGCCTTtgaacagaaaaagaaggcaATTTTGAGTGAGATAGACTCAACCCAGCCAGATTTGTCACCAAAAGGAACTATCGATGAGCTGTGTCTTCCAATAATCGATCTCATTAACGCAAGCGCTAATATGGTAACAACTTCATCATGTTCCGGTAGAGTCAGTGTGTTCTTGGAAGGCACGAAGTTATACAATGGGGAGGTCAAGATAGGTGGTAAAGGGCAAGGTGGTAAGTGGCTTTACGTCACTCATGATCGCGGAAAAGTTATTGGCTGGTTAGATGAGTTGAGATCAAAAAGTGAGTTTGCTTTCGAATTATCTGACAATAAAATACCAGTAGAGCAAGTTACAGGAAGTACCAGATACATTCTGTATAAGTACGAGCCTTTCATACTGCACGTCAAATGCAGAGACTTTCAGGCAGCATCCAAACTATACAACGCAGCCATGTCTTGTGGATTCAGGGAAAGCGGGATTGGCTCAAATAATCTCGTTGCAATCAGGATAAATATTAAACTAGACGTACCAATCGGCTATCTGGATGAGGATTCAGACACTTTGAAGTTGTTTGTGAGTCCAGAATACGTAAGCGTTTTGGATTCTTTATCGTTAAGCAAATTCGATGAGAATACCAGGAAAATGCAAGCACTATATGATAGAATCGAGAGAGAACTCTTAACTCCTGCGCCGGATTCAAATTCTAAAGTTGATATAATACCAATCGaaacaaaggaagaaagaagagaacgaaaaaaaagagaaggtATGGAAAGACAACGTCAACTAAAGGGCACACAAAATGTATTATGA
- the TIF4632 gene encoding translation initiation factor eIF4G (Translation initiation factor eIF4G~similar to YGL049C), producing MTDQRGPPPPHPQQANGYKKFPPHDNQYSGPNNNQPNNHYNENIYGAREAHNNKQYQSKGGKYGSNKYNNRNNSQGNAQYYNNRFNNTYRLNNNDYNPAMLPGMQWPANYYAPQMYYIPQQMVPVASPPYTHQPLNTNPEPPSTPKTTKIEITTKTGERLNLKKFHEEKKASKNEEKNDEVEQKSKSGTPFEKEATPALPIKDVVKDTSTETTNEKSTSEAENTKRLFLEQVRLRKAAMERKKNGLISETEQKQEKLNHPNTDTNKSNSIIESEPIKETPKPTGETSEVVIDEKSGTSDVPPPQHVTGSVTKSVTFNEPENESSSIDADELVENDSNEISDATDGKTVSKGDGYTPNSEITTEENAVKETEPSTSDIDIPTVSQLLETLEKAQPISDIYDFAYPANVERPDIKYKKPSVKYTYGPTFLLQFKDKLKFRPDPAWVEAVSSKIVIPPHVARNRPKDSGRFGGDFRSPSMRGMDHTSSSRVSSKRRSKRMGDDRRSNRGYTSRRDREKAAERAEEQTPKEEVAPLVPSANRWIPKSRVKKTEKKLAPDGKTELLDKEEVERKMKSLLNKLTLEMFDSISSEILDIANQSKWEDGGETLKIVIEQIFHKACDEPHWSSMYAQLCGKVVKDLDSSIKDKENEGKNGPKLVLHYLVARCHEEFEKGWADKLPAGEDGNPLEPEMMSDEYYIAATAKRRGLGLVRFIGYLYCLNLLTGKMMFECFRRLMKDLNNDPSEETLESVIELLNTVGEQFEHDKFVTPQATLEGSVLLDNLFMLLQHIIDGGTISNRIKFKLIDVKELREIKHWNSAKKDAGPKTIQQIHQEEEQLRQKKNSQRSNSRFNNHNQSNSNRYSSNRRNTQSTPRDSFASTKTSSFRNNQRNVRKAEEVSQVPRANMFDALMNNDGDSD from the coding sequence ATGACTGATCAAAGAGGCCCACCTCCCCCACACCCGCAGCAGGCCAATGGctacaaaaaatttcctcCTCATGATAACCAATACTCTGGACCCAACAATAATCAGCCAAATAACCATTATAACGAAAATATTTACGGGGCAAGGGAAGCCCACAATAACAAGCAATACCAGTCAAAAGGTGGCAAATACGGATCGAATAAATACAATAACCGTAATAATAGTCAAGGAAATGCACAATATTACAATAACAGATTCAATAATACCTATAGACTGAATAATAACGACTACAACCCGGCAATGTTGCCAGGTATGCAATGGCCAGCTAACTACTATGCTCCCCAGATGTACTATATACCCCAGCAAATGGTTCCAGTTGCTTCTCCACCATATACACACCAGCCACTGAACACTAATCCCGAGCCTCCCTCCACACCTAAAACtacaaaaatagaaataacTACGAAGACTGGTGAACgtttaaatttaaaaaaattccacgaagaaaagaaagcttcgaaaaatgaagagaagaaTGATGAGGTGGAGCAGAAATCTAAATCAGGAACTCCTTTTGAGAAAGAGGCAACACCTGCGCTGCCTATTAAAGATGTAGTCAAAGATACATCAACCGAAACAACGAATGAAAAATCTACTTCTGAGGCCGAAAATACGAAGAGGTTGTTTTTGGAGCAAGTGAGATTGCGTAAAGCTGCCatggaaagaaagaaaaatggtttAATATCTGAAACTGAGCAAAAGCAGGAAAAACTGAATCATCCTAATACTGACACAAATAAGTCCAACTCAATCATTGAATCGGAACCTATTAAAGAAACGCCAAAACCGACTGGAGAAACTAGTGAAGTTGtcattgatgaaaaatcagGGACAAGTGATGTTCCGCCTCCACAACATGTAACTGGAAGTGTAACTAAATCTGTGACTTTTAACGAACCAGAGAATGAGAGCAGTTCCATAGATGCTGATGAActtgttgaaaatgattCTAATGAAATTTCTGACGCAACTGACGGAAAAACCGTGAGTAAAGGTGACGGATACACACCAAATTCCGAAATCACTACGGAGGAGAACGCAGTGAAGGAAACAGAACCTTCCACATCTGATATAGATATACCAACTGTATCTCAACTACTTGAAACTTTAGAAAAAGCCCAACCAATTTCTGATATATATGATTTTGCCTATCCAGCCAACGTCGAGAGGCCTGATATCAAATATAAGAAACCAAGCGTTAAATACACCTATGGCCCCACCTTCTTACTACAATTCAAAGATAAACTAAAATTCAGGCCTGATCCTGCTTGGGTTGAAGCTGTATCTTCGAAAATTGTTATACCTCCTCATGTTGCCAGAAATAGACCAAAAGATAGTGGCAGATTTGGGGGCGATTTCAGAAGTCCATCTATGCGCGGTATGGATCATACTTCAAGCTCGAGAGTGTCATCGAAAAGAAGATCAAAGAGAATGGGCGACGATAGAAGATCTAATAGGGGATACACTTCTAGAAGGGATCGCGAAAAGGCCGCAGAAAGGGCAGAAGAGCAAACTCCAAAGGAAGAAGTCGCTCCGTTGGTACCAAGTGCTAATAGATGGATACCTAAGTCAAGGGTTAAGAAAACCGAGAAGAAATTAGCTCCTGATGGCAAAACTGAACTActtgataaagaagaagtagaaCGAAAAATGAAGTCTTTATTGAACAAGTTAACTTTAGAAATGTTTGATTCGATCTCCTCTGAGATTTTGGATATAGCAAACCAATCAAAGTGGGAAGATGGTGGTGAAACATTGAAAATTGTTATTGAACAAATCTTCCACAAAGCTTGTGACGAGCCTCATTGGTCTTCAATGTATGCTCAGTTGTGTGGCAAAGTGGTCAAAGACCTCGACTCAAGCAttaaagataaagaaaacgaagGAAAGAATGGTCCAAAACTCGTATTGCATTATTTGGTGGCGAGATGTCACGAAGAATTTGAGAAAGGTTGGGCTGATAAGTTGCCTGCGGGAGAAGATGGTAATCCATTAGAACCTGAAATGATGTCCGATGAGTATTATATTGCAGCAACCGCCAAGAGAAGAGGTTTAGGTCTAGTACGTTTCATAGGGTACTTATATTGTTTGAACTTATTGACTGGGAAGATGATGTTTGAGTGTTTCCGAAGATTAATGAAGGACTTAAACAACGATCCGTCGGAAGAGACCTTAGAATCCGTTATTGAATTACTAAATACTGTGGGTGAACAATTTGAGCATGACAAATTCGTTACACCTCAGGCAACTCTTGAAGGTTCGGTACTGCTTGACAACCTATTTATGTTGTTACAGCATATCATTGATGGAGGCACTATATCGAATAGAATAAAGTTCAAGTTAATAGACGTGAAGGAATTGAGGGAAATTAAACATTGGAATAGCGCCAAGAAGGATGCTGGACCGAAGACAATTCAACAAATCCATCAGGAAGAAGAGCAATTAcgccaaaaaaagaacagcCAAAgatcaaattcaagattCAACAACCACAACCAATCTAACAGCAACAGATATTCTTCCAATAGAAGGAACACGCAAAGCACTCCAAGGGATAGTTTTGCCTCCACAAAAACAAGCTCCTTCAGAAATAACCAAAGAAATGTTCGTAAAGCCGAAGAAGTTTCTCAAGTTCCAAGAGCCAATATGTTCGACGCATTAATGAATAACGATGGAGACAGTGATTAG